In Nilaparvata lugens isolate BPH chromosome 5, ASM1435652v1, whole genome shotgun sequence, the following proteins share a genomic window:
- the LOC111043653 gene encoding LOW QUALITY PROTEIN: COP9 signalosome complex subunit 1 (The sequence of the model RefSeq protein was modified relative to this genomic sequence to represent the inferred CDS: inserted 1 base in 1 codon), which produces MPLPPNLAVMLQNAAEPMVVDIPPEDNDNTEEDPYLVENPTLDLETYANSYTGLAKLYRLIYISDHCPSLRIDALKMAISAVMDTFNVMLYQQLHRKLQDVMSTVSLPDIAGGGIQDLPTMDMVWVENKNKKXALKLEKLDLDLKNYKSNSIKESIRRGNDDLGDHHLDCGDLSNALKCYSRARDYCTSGKHVVNMCLNVIKVSVYLQNWSHVLSYVNKAESTPDFSENKETNQTIRTKLKCAAGLAELATKKYKTAAKHFLQANFDSCDYPELISPNNIAMYGGLCALATFDRSELQKNVIFSSSFKLFLELEPQLRDIIFKFYESKYASCLKLLDEIKDNLFLDMYIAPHVNTLYTQIRNRALIQYFSPYLSADMRKMAEALNTSVSALEDELMQLILDGQIQARIDSHNKILYAKDVDQRSTTFEKSITVGKEYQRRTRMLILRAAMLKNQIHVKSPKRETGQGGGELSVAPGNSTISPASLRL; this is translated from the exons ATGCCCCTACCTCCAAACTTAGCTGTAATGTTGCAG AATGCTGCCGAGCCTATGGTGGTGGATATTCCGCCAGAAGATAATGATAACACCGAGGAAGATCCCTACCTAGTCGAAAATCCAACTCTG GATTTGGAAACCTACGCCAACAGCTACACAGGACTGGCCAAGCTGTACAGACTCATATATATTTCAGATCACTGTCCTTCATTGAGGATAGATGCTTTGAAAATGGCTATTTCTGCAGTCATGGATACATTCAATGTCATGTTGTATCAACAGCTGCATAGAAAACTGCAGGATGTAATGAG TACGGTGTCGCTACCGGATATCGCTGGAGGTGGAATTCAGGACCTGCCGACCATGGACATGGTATGGGTAGAGAACAAGAACAAAA GCGCACTCAAGCTGGAGAAGCTCGACTtggatttgaaaaattacaagagCAACTCGATCAAGGAGAGCATTCGCAGAGGCAACGACGACCTCGGCGACCATCACCTCGACTGTGGCGATTTATCGAATGCCTTGAAGTGCTATTCAAGAGCTAGAGACTATTGTACTAGTGGAAAGCATGTAGTTAACATGTGTCTTAATGTAATTAAG GTGAGTGTGTATCTCCAGAACTGGTCTCATGTTCTTAGCTACGTCAACAAAGCGGAATCAACACCTGACTTCTCAGAA aataaGGAGACAAACCAAACTATTCGAACGAAACTGAAGTGTGCAGCTGGACTAGCAGAGCTGGCaacgaaaaaatacaaaacagcCGCTAAGCACTTTCTTCAGGCGAATTTCGACTCCTGCGATTACCCCGAATTAATATCACCTAACAATATAGCTATGTATGGAGGACTTTGCGCGCTAGCAACTTTCGATAGATCcgaattacaaaaaaatgtcaTATTTAGCAG ttcattcaaattattcttAGAATTGGAACCTCAGTTGagagatatcattttcaaattctacGAATCAAAATATGCCTCCTGTCTGAAGCTCTTGGATGAAATAAAg GACAACTTGTTCCTCGATATGTACATTGCACCTCATGTAAATACGCTGTACACACAGATAAGGAATCGAGCATTGATACAGTATTTTAG TCCGTACCTGTCAGCTGACATGCGAAAAATGGCAGAAGCTCTAAACACATCCGTTTCTGCGCTTGAAGATGAACTCATGCAACTCATTCTGGATGGGCAAATACAAGCAAGAATTGACTCCCACAATAAG atATTGTACGCAAAGGATGTCGATCAACGCAGCACAACATTCGAAAAATCGATAACAGTAGGGAAAGAATATCAACGAAGAACCCGTATGCTTATCCTACGAGCGGCTATGTTGAAAAACCAAATCCATGTAAAA
- the LOC111043654 gene encoding FAD-linked sulfhydryl oxidase ALR isoform X3: MYIILSVVLAIIIMASDKRLLLSGARKVPEDCPLDRDQLGSKTWAFLHTMAAYYPDQPSSQQQTDMTNFFTLFSRFYPCEACASHLRKQLKASPPMVQSQTALSQWLCWVHNNVNKRIGKPQFDCKQVNARWRDGWPDGSCD, from the exons TATGGCCTCGGACAAGCGGTTACTCCTG AGTGGTGCCAGGAAAGTTCCAGAGGATTGTCCATTGGATCGAGACCAATTgg GTTCGAAAACATGGGCATTCCTCCATACTATGGCAGCCTACTATCCAGACCAGCCAAGCAGTCAACAGCAAACGGATATGACAAATTTTTTCACTCTCTTCTCAAGATTTTACCCATGTGAAGCTTGTGCTAGCCACTTGAGGAAACA GTTGAAAGCAAGTCCTCCGATGGTGCAAAGCCAGACTGCACTTTCGCAGTGGCTGTGTTGGGTGCACAACAATGTGAACAAGCGCATCGGAAAGCCGCAGTTTGATTGCAAACAAGTGAATGCCAGGTGGCGTGATGGCTGGCCTGACGGCTCATGCGATTGA
- the LOC111043654 gene encoding FAD-linked sulfhydryl oxidase ALR isoform X4, translated as MYIILSVVLAIIIILWIVWTLQYGLGQAVTPGMKYTISIFVTLLLSSLSSGARKVPEDCPLDRDQLGSKTWAFLHTMAAYYPDQPSSQQQTDMTNFFTLFSRFYPCEACASHLRKQLKASPPMVQSQTALSQWLCWVHNNVNKRIGKPQFDCKQVNARWRDGWPDGSCD; from the exons AATATTGTGGATTGTTTGGACTTTGCAGTATGGCCTCGGACAAGCGGTTACTCCTGGTATGAAGTATACCATATCAATTTTTGTTACATTATTGCTGAGCTCTCTATCA AGTGGTGCCAGGAAAGTTCCAGAGGATTGTCCATTGGATCGAGACCAATTgg GTTCGAAAACATGGGCATTCCTCCATACTATGGCAGCCTACTATCCAGACCAGCCAAGCAGTCAACAGCAAACGGATATGACAAATTTTTTCACTCTCTTCTCAAGATTTTACCCATGTGAAGCTTGTGCTAGCCACTTGAGGAAACA GTTGAAAGCAAGTCCTCCGATGGTGCAAAGCCAGACTGCACTTTCGCAGTGGCTGTGTTGGGTGCACAACAATGTGAACAAGCGCATCGGAAAGCCGCAGTTTGATTGCAAACAAGTGAATGCCAGGTGGCGTGATGGCTGGCCTGACGGCTCATGCGATTGA
- the LOC111043654 gene encoding FAD-linked sulfhydryl oxidase ALR isoform X7, with amino-acid sequence MASDKRLLLSGARKVPEDCPLDRDQLGSKTWAFLHTMAAYYPDQPSSQQQTDMTNFFTLFSRFYPCEACASHLRKQLKASPPMVQSQTALSQWLCWVHNNVNKRIGKPQFDCKQVNARWRDGWPDGSCD; translated from the exons ATGGCCTCGGACAAGCGGTTACTCCTG AGTGGTGCCAGGAAAGTTCCAGAGGATTGTCCATTGGATCGAGACCAATTgg GTTCGAAAACATGGGCATTCCTCCATACTATGGCAGCCTACTATCCAGACCAGCCAAGCAGTCAACAGCAAACGGATATGACAAATTTTTTCACTCTCTTCTCAAGATTTTACCCATGTGAAGCTTGTGCTAGCCACTTGAGGAAACA GTTGAAAGCAAGTCCTCCGATGGTGCAAAGCCAGACTGCACTTTCGCAGTGGCTGTGTTGGGTGCACAACAATGTGAACAAGCGCATCGGAAAGCCGCAGTTTGATTGCAAACAAGTGAATGCCAGGTGGCGTGATGGCTGGCCTGACGGCTCATGCGATTGA
- the LOC111043654 gene encoding FAD-linked sulfhydryl oxidase ALR isoform X5 — MKYTISIFVTLLLSSLSSGARKVPEDCPLDRDQLGSKTWAFLHTMAAYYPDQPSSQQQTDMTNFFTLFSRFYPCEACASHLRKQLKASPPMVQSQTALSQWLCWVHNNVNKRIGKPQFDCKQVNARWRDGWPDGSCD; from the exons ATGAAGTATACCATATCAATTTTTGTTACATTATTGCTGAGCTCTCTATCA AGTGGTGCCAGGAAAGTTCCAGAGGATTGTCCATTGGATCGAGACCAATTgg GTTCGAAAACATGGGCATTCCTCCATACTATGGCAGCCTACTATCCAGACCAGCCAAGCAGTCAACAGCAAACGGATATGACAAATTTTTTCACTCTCTTCTCAAGATTTTACCCATGTGAAGCTTGTGCTAGCCACTTGAGGAAACA GTTGAAAGCAAGTCCTCCGATGGTGCAAAGCCAGACTGCACTTTCGCAGTGGCTGTGTTGGGTGCACAACAATGTGAACAAGCGCATCGGAAAGCCGCAGTTTGATTGCAAACAAGTGAATGCCAGGTGGCGTGATGGCTGGCCTGACGGCTCATGCGATTGA